From a single Candidatus Schekmanbacteria bacterium genomic region:
- a CDS encoding FAD-dependent oxidoreductase — MKRKRQNNIPILAICNSPVNTNITGAWRNVRPVYSEKTPPCRESCPAGEDIEGVMTLVAAKKYTDAWQLIREENPFPAVCGRVCYHPCEGGCNRGYFDEPLSINAIERFVADTAYRNKISKSRKGAPSRKDKVAVIGAGPAGLTGAYHLAKRGFRVTLYEAFKDPGGILTYGIPSYRLPKDVLKWEIGKIADTGVEINCGKVLGKDIKINALLNSFDAILLATGAAISRKMRIPGEDSANVIDGSKFLRDVSAGRVSPPGKRVAVIGGGNTAVDVARSAARLGSNVSVMYRRTRMEMGAFPEEISDALEEGIQLKFLVAPVKFISGSEGKLKSIRFIKMKLGSPDSSGRRKPVVLENSEFEENFDAAIIAIGEDIDYSLISTSKDTSGFNPDIKRGGIITNMERVFAAGDYTGGARTVVDAIAGGKESALAIESMLDGKNFFIESEKIKIGDGGISLCSRINNVNSHIKKLNTVVEYQNINIDYFQQGEPPGRLKLTVDKRKNEFSEVHFPVSRADAVAEAMRCFNCGRCTECDNCYKYCPDISVLRKVKDGINYEIDYDHCKGCGICTAECPRNVIDMIEEFKS, encoded by the coding sequence GTGAAAAGAAAACGGCAAAATAATATTCCTATCCTTGCGATCTGCAATTCTCCGGTAAATACCAACATAACGGGAGCTTGGAGAAACGTGCGTCCCGTTTATTCGGAGAAAACGCCGCCATGCAGGGAAAGTTGTCCTGCCGGTGAAGACATCGAAGGAGTAATGACTCTTGTTGCTGCAAAGAAATATACTGATGCATGGCAGTTGATCCGTGAAGAAAACCCTTTCCCGGCGGTTTGCGGAAGGGTTTGCTACCATCCGTGCGAAGGGGGATGCAACCGCGGGTATTTTGATGAACCGCTTTCCATCAATGCTATCGAGAGGTTTGTTGCAGACACTGCATACAGGAATAAAATATCGAAGAGCCGGAAGGGTGCTCCTTCAAGGAAGGATAAAGTTGCAGTCATCGGTGCGGGACCAGCAGGCCTTACAGGAGCATACCATCTTGCAAAAAGAGGGTTCAGAGTTACCCTTTACGAAGCTTTTAAGGATCCGGGTGGAATATTAACATATGGGATTCCTTCCTACAGGCTTCCAAAGGATGTTCTTAAGTGGGAGATTGGAAAGATCGCAGATACCGGCGTGGAAATAAACTGCGGGAAAGTGCTTGGGAAAGATATAAAGATTAATGCCCTTCTTAATAGTTTTGACGCTATTCTCCTGGCAACTGGTGCTGCAATATCAAGGAAAATGAGGATTCCCGGAGAGGACTCAGCTAACGTAATTGACGGAAGCAAGTTCCTGCGAGATGTCAGTGCCGGAAGGGTGTCACCTCCAGGCAAAAGAGTTGCTGTCATAGGGGGAGGTAATACAGCTGTAGATGTTGCCCGCAGTGCAGCAAGGCTTGGCAGCAATGTATCTGTTATGTACAGGCGAACAAGGATGGAGATGGGGGCATTCCCTGAAGAGATATCGGATGCGCTGGAAGAGGGGATTCAGTTAAAGTTTCTTGTCGCGCCTGTAAAATTTATAAGCGGTTCAGAAGGAAAGCTTAAATCCATAAGGTTTATAAAGATGAAGCTTGGTTCTCCTGACAGCAGCGGAAGGAGAAAACCTGTTGTTCTTGAAAATTCTGAGTTTGAGGAGAATTTCGACGCAGCTATTATTGCCATAGGAGAAGACATCGACTATTCACTCATTAGTACCTCTAAGGATACTTCAGGATTTAATCCTGATATCAAAAGGGGTGGGATAATTACCAATATGGAGAGGGTTTTTGCGGCAGGTGATTATACAGGCGGAGCGCGGACAGTTGTAGATGCCATAGCAGGCGGAAAAGAGTCGGCTCTTGCCATAGAGAGTATGTTGGATGGTAAAAACTTTTTTATTGAATCTGAAAAAATAAAAATTGGTGATGGAGGCATTTCACTCTGCAGCCGCATTAACAATGTTAATTCTCACATTAAAAAACTTAATACAGTAGTTGAGTACCAGAACATAAATATAGATTATTTCCAACAGGGAGAACCTCCTGGCAGACTGAAGCTTACGGTTGATAAAAGGAAGAATGAGTTTTCAGAGGTGCATTTCCCTGTTAGCAGGGCTGATGCTGTGGCTGAAGCAATGAGATGCTTTAATTGCGGAAGATGCACGGAATGCGATAACTGTTACAAATACTGTCCTGACATATCAGTTTTAAGAAAAGTAAAGGATGGAATCAACTATGAAATAGATTATGACCATTGCAAGGGATGCGGGATTTGTACAGCCGAATGCCCCCGTAATGTTATAGACATGATAGAGGAGTTCAAATCTTGA